A genome region from Mycolicibacterium litorale includes the following:
- the folB gene encoding dihydroneopterin aldolase has translation MSDRIELRGLTVRGHHGVFDHERRDGQDFVVDLTLWLDLTTAAASDDLADTVDYGGLAQRAHDIVAGPPRDLIETVAAEIADDVMRDDRIEAVEVVVHKPEAPIPLSFSDVAVVAHRTRARDEQERR, from the coding sequence GTGTCTGACCGGATCGAGCTGCGCGGGCTGACCGTTCGCGGTCACCACGGCGTCTTCGACCACGAGCGCCGCGACGGACAGGACTTCGTCGTCGACCTGACGCTGTGGCTGGACCTCACCACGGCCGCGGCCAGCGACGACCTCGCCGACACCGTCGACTACGGCGGTTTGGCGCAGCGGGCCCACGACATCGTGGCAGGCCCGCCGCGCGACCTGATCGAGACCGTCGCCGCCGAGATCGCCGACGACGTGATGCGCGACGACCGCATCGAGGCCGTCGAAGTGGTCGTCCACAAACCGGAAGCGCCGATACCGCTGAGCTTCTCGGACGTCGCGGTGGTGGCGCACCGGACCCGCGCACGTGACGAGCAGGAGCGCAGATGA
- the folE gene encoding GTP cyclohydrolase I FolE produces the protein MTRSHNSTTVNIADFDQQRAEAAVRELLIAVGEDPDRHGLIDTPARVARAYREMFAGLYVDPDDVLNTTFDEQHDEMVLVKDIPMYSTCEHHLVAFHGVAHVGYIPGVDGRVTGLSKLARVVDLYAKRPQVQERLTAQVADALMRKLDPRGVIVVMEAEHLCMAMRGIRKPGATTTTSAVRGQFKTDKASRAEALDLILRK, from the coding sequence ATGACGCGGTCGCACAACTCGACCACGGTGAACATCGCGGATTTCGATCAGCAGCGCGCGGAGGCAGCGGTGCGCGAACTGCTGATCGCCGTCGGGGAGGACCCCGACCGGCACGGGCTCATCGACACCCCGGCGCGGGTGGCGCGTGCGTACCGGGAGATGTTCGCAGGCCTCTACGTCGACCCCGACGACGTCCTCAACACCACCTTCGACGAGCAGCACGACGAGATGGTGCTGGTCAAGGACATCCCCATGTACTCCACGTGTGAACACCACCTGGTGGCGTTCCACGGCGTCGCCCACGTCGGGTACATCCCGGGTGTGGACGGCCGCGTGACCGGGTTGTCGAAGCTGGCGCGGGTGGTCGACCTCTACGCCAAGCGGCCGCAGGTCCAGGAGCGGCTGACCGCCCAGGTCGCCGACGCGCTGATGCGCAAACTCGACCCGCGCGGGGTCATCGTGGTGATGGAGGCCGAACACCTCTGCATGGCCATGCGCGGCATCCGCAAACCCGGCGCCACCACCACCACGTCGGCGGTCCGCGGCCAGTTCAAGACCGACAAGGCTTCGCGCGCCGAGGCGCTGGATCTGATCTTGCGGAAGTGA
- a CDS encoding alpha/beta fold hydrolase, translating to MITPTERSVDTNGVRLNVVEAGERGAPVVVLAHGFPELAYSWRHQLPVLAEAGYHVIAPDQRGYGDSSRPDAITDYDIVALTGDLAGLLDDVGARRAVMVGHDWGSPVVTNFALLYPDRVAGLVNLSVPPVPRASDPPTQIWRKTFGDHFFYILYFQEPGVADADLGRDPRQSLQRMLALEGFTAPATELVDKPLPPLPEWMSQAEFDHYAEVFTRTGFTGGLNWYRNFDRNWELTERTPAPTVTVPTLFIAGSADPVLSFTPRHRVSDLVTGEYREVLLDGAGHWLQQERPDEVNTLLLEHLSGLELS from the coding sequence GTGATCACCCCGACCGAACGGTCAGTCGACACCAACGGCGTCCGCCTGAATGTCGTGGAGGCCGGTGAACGCGGTGCGCCCGTCGTCGTCCTCGCCCACGGTTTCCCCGAACTCGCATATTCGTGGCGCCACCAGCTCCCGGTGCTCGCCGAGGCCGGCTACCACGTCATCGCGCCCGATCAGCGCGGCTACGGCGACTCGTCGCGCCCGGACGCGATCACCGACTACGACATCGTCGCGCTGACCGGCGACCTCGCCGGACTGCTCGACGACGTCGGTGCGCGGCGGGCGGTGATGGTGGGACACGACTGGGGCTCCCCGGTCGTCACCAACTTCGCGCTGCTGTACCCCGACCGGGTGGCGGGCCTGGTGAACCTGAGCGTGCCGCCCGTACCGCGCGCGTCCGACCCCCCGACGCAGATCTGGCGCAAGACCTTCGGAGACCACTTCTTCTACATCCTGTACTTCCAGGAACCCGGGGTGGCCGACGCCGACCTCGGCCGGGACCCGCGGCAGTCCCTACAGCGCATGCTGGCGCTCGAGGGATTCACCGCCCCGGCCACCGAACTCGTCGACAAGCCGCTGCCCCCGTTGCCGGAGTGGATGAGCCAGGCGGAGTTCGACCACTACGCCGAGGTGTTCACCCGCACCGGATTCACCGGCGGGCTGAACTGGTACCGCAACTTCGACCGCAACTGGGAGCTGACCGAGCGCACCCCGGCGCCGACCGTCACGGTGCCGACGTTGTTCATCGCGGGCAGCGCCGACCCGGTGCTGAGCTTCACCCCGCGCCACCGGGTGTCCGATCTGGTCACCGGCGAGTACCGCGAGGTGCTGCTCGACGGCGCAGGCCACTGGCTGCAGCAGGAACGCCCCGACGAGGTGAACACCCTGCTGCTCGAACATCTGTCCGGATTGGAGCTGTCATGA
- the ftsH gene encoding ATP-dependent zinc metalloprotease FtsH, which produces MNRKNVIRTLIVIAVVLLLGWSFFYFSDDTRGYKPVDTSVAIAQINGDNVKSAQIDDREQQLRLELKSGNGDTEDSDKVLTKYPTGYAVPLFESLQDKNVKINTVVNQGSVLGSLLIYMLPLLLLVALFVFFSRMQTGGRMGFGFGKSRAKQLSKDMPKTTFADVAGVDEAVEELYEIKDFLQNPSRYQALGAKIPKGVLLYGPPGTGKTLLARAVAGEAGVPFFTISGSDFVEMFVGVGASRVRDLFEQAKQNSPCIIFVDEIDAVGRQRGAGLGGGHDEREQTLNQLLVEMDGFGDRQGVILIAATNRPDILDPALLRPGRFDRQIPVTSPDLAGRRAVLKVHSQGKPMAGDADLDGLAKRTVGMSGADLANVINEAALLTARENGTVITGLALEEAVDRVVGGPRRKSRIISEHEKKITAYHEGGHTLAAWAMPDIEPIYKVTILARGRTGGHAVAVPEDDKGLMTRSEMISRLVFAMGGRAAEELVFREPTTGAVSDIQQATKIARAMVTEYGMSSKLGAVRYGTEHGDPFLGRTMGTSSDYSHEVAQIIDDEVRKLIEAAHTEAWEILTEYRDVLDTLAGELLEKETLHRVELEAIFGDVKKRPRLTMFDDFGGRVPSDKPPIKTPGELAIERGEEWPRPMPEPAFKAAIAAASKAAEEANRQNGSNGSNGSNGGPNGATQPDYGAPAGWHAPGWPPPQQPSGQQGGYWYPPPNPPGWHDPHRQQPYPPYQSYPQPGPRPQGGHPPRDPQQEQGRDGDRPGDRQNPPAQN; this is translated from the coding sequence ATGAACCGGAAAAATGTGATCCGCACGCTGATCGTCATCGCGGTCGTGTTGTTGCTGGGCTGGTCGTTCTTTTATTTCAGTGACGACACCCGCGGATACAAGCCCGTCGACACCTCGGTGGCCATCGCGCAGATCAACGGCGACAACGTCAAGAGCGCCCAGATCGACGACCGCGAACAGCAGCTGCGGCTGGAACTGAAGAGCGGCAACGGCGACACCGAGGACAGCGACAAGGTCCTCACCAAGTACCCGACCGGGTACGCGGTCCCGCTGTTCGAGTCGCTGCAGGACAAGAACGTCAAGATCAACACCGTCGTCAACCAGGGCAGCGTGCTCGGCTCGCTCCTCATCTACATGCTCCCGCTGCTGCTGTTGGTCGCGCTGTTCGTCTTCTTCTCCCGGATGCAGACCGGCGGCCGGATGGGCTTCGGTTTCGGCAAGTCCCGCGCCAAGCAGCTCTCGAAGGACATGCCCAAGACGACGTTCGCCGACGTCGCGGGTGTGGACGAGGCGGTCGAAGAGCTCTACGAGATCAAGGACTTCCTGCAGAACCCGTCGCGCTACCAGGCGCTGGGCGCGAAGATCCCCAAGGGCGTGCTGCTCTACGGCCCGCCCGGCACCGGTAAGACGTTGCTCGCGCGCGCCGTCGCGGGTGAGGCGGGTGTCCCGTTCTTCACCATCTCCGGTTCGGACTTCGTCGAGATGTTCGTCGGCGTCGGCGCGTCGCGCGTCCGCGACCTGTTCGAACAGGCCAAGCAGAACAGCCCCTGCATCATCTTCGTCGACGAGATCGACGCGGTCGGCCGCCAGCGCGGCGCCGGCCTCGGCGGCGGCCACGACGAGCGCGAACAGACGCTCAACCAGTTGCTCGTCGAGATGGACGGCTTCGGCGACCGCCAGGGCGTCATCCTGATCGCGGCCACCAACCGCCCCGACATCCTCGACCCCGCCCTGCTGCGACCGGGCCGGTTCGACCGGCAGATCCCGGTCACCAGCCCCGACCTCGCCGGCCGCCGCGCCGTGCTGAAGGTGCACTCGCAGGGCAAGCCGATGGCCGGTGACGCCGACCTCGACGGCCTGGCCAAGCGCACCGTCGGCATGTCCGGCGCCGACCTGGCCAACGTCATCAACGAGGCCGCCCTGCTCACCGCGCGCGAGAACGGCACCGTCATCACCGGTCTGGCACTCGAAGAGGCCGTCGACCGGGTGGTCGGCGGACCCCGCCGCAAGAGCCGCATCATCAGCGAGCACGAGAAGAAGATCACCGCCTACCACGAGGGCGGCCACACCCTGGCCGCCTGGGCGATGCCCGACATCGAGCCGATCTACAAGGTGACGATCCTCGCGCGCGGCCGCACCGGCGGCCACGCCGTCGCCGTCCCCGAGGACGACAAGGGCCTGATGACCCGCTCGGAGATGATCTCCCGGCTGGTGTTCGCGATGGGTGGCCGCGCCGCGGAGGAACTGGTGTTCCGCGAGCCCACCACCGGCGCCGTGTCCGACATCCAGCAGGCCACCAAGATCGCCAGGGCGATGGTCACCGAATACGGCATGAGCTCCAAGCTCGGCGCGGTGCGCTACGGCACCGAACACGGCGACCCGTTCCTCGGCCGCACCATGGGCACCTCGTCGGACTACAGCCACGAGGTCGCGCAGATCATCGACGACGAGGTCCGCAAGCTCATCGAGGCCGCACACACCGAGGCGTGGGAGATCCTCACCGAGTACCGCGACGTCCTCGACACGCTGGCCGGTGAACTCCTCGAGAAGGAGACGCTGCACCGCGTCGAGCTCGAGGCGATCTTCGGTGACGTCAAGAAGCGGCCGCGCCTGACGATGTTCGACGACTTCGGCGGCCGGGTGCCGTCGGACAAGCCGCCGATCAAGACACCCGGCGAGCTGGCGATCGAACGCGGTGAAGAATGGCCGCGCCCGATGCCCGAACCCGCGTTCAAAGCGGCGATCGCGGCGGCCAGCAAGGCCGCCGAGGAAGCCAACCGCCAGAACGGGTCGAACGGTTCCAACGGCTCCAACGGCGGACCCAACGGGGCGACGCAGCCGGACTACGGCGCGCCCGCCGGCTGGCACGCCCCGGGGTGGCCGCCGCCGCAGCAGCCGTCGGGTCAGCAGGGTGGCTACTGGTATCCGCCTCCGAACCCGCCGGGCTGGCACGATCCGCACCGGCAGCAGCCGTATCCGCCGTACCAGTCCTACCCGCAGCCCGGTCCGCGGCCGCAGGGTGGCCACCCGCCGCGCGACCCGCAGCAGGAGCAGGGACGCGACGGCGACCGTCCAGGTGACCGCCAGAACCCGCCTGCGCAGAACTGA
- the tilS gene encoding tRNA lysidine(34) synthetase TilS, with protein MDRPGAVAVLRAEVAGFARRHMSGQPRWCVALSGGADSLALTAVAADILPTTALIVDHRLQPGSAAVAETARDQAVRLGCVEARVLAVDVGSAGGPEAAARTARYHALRAARGDAPVLLAHTLDDQAETVLLGLGRGSGPRSIAGMRVCDPPWYRPLLGVRRAATVAACAELGLQPWADPHNTDPRYTRSRLRTEVLPLLEDVLAGGVAGALARTAAALQEDNDTLDALAEQASAEVTTGAGLDTARLASLPGAIRRRVIRAWLIAGGARGLTDTQIQGVDALVSAWRGQGGVAVPSELARQRLIAGRRDGMLTLHREPV; from the coding sequence ATGGATCGACCGGGTGCTGTAGCCGTGCTGCGCGCCGAGGTGGCCGGGTTCGCCCGCCGCCACATGTCCGGACAACCGCGGTGGTGTGTGGCACTGTCCGGCGGAGCCGATTCGCTGGCGCTGACCGCGGTGGCCGCCGACATCCTGCCCACCACCGCGCTCATCGTGGACCACCGGCTGCAGCCCGGTTCGGCCGCCGTCGCCGAGACCGCGCGGGATCAGGCCGTGCGGCTGGGCTGCGTCGAGGCGCGGGTGCTCGCCGTCGACGTCGGGTCCGCCGGCGGTCCGGAGGCCGCCGCCCGCACCGCCCGCTACCACGCGCTGCGCGCCGCCCGCGGGGACGCCCCGGTGCTGCTCGCCCACACCCTCGACGACCAGGCCGAGACGGTCCTGCTCGGGCTCGGCCGGGGTTCGGGTCCACGGTCGATCGCGGGGATGCGGGTGTGCGACCCGCCGTGGTACCGGCCCCTGCTCGGGGTGCGGCGCGCGGCCACCGTCGCCGCATGCGCCGAACTCGGCCTCCAGCCGTGGGCTGACCCGCACAACACCGACCCCCGCTACACCCGCAGCCGGTTGCGCACCGAGGTGCTGCCGCTGCTCGAAGACGTCCTCGCCGGCGGAGTGGCCGGGGCGCTGGCCAGGACGGCGGCCGCCCTGCAGGAGGACAACGACACCCTCGACGCGCTGGCCGAGCAGGCGTCGGCCGAGGTGACCACCGGCGCGGGCCTGGACACCGCGCGCCTGGCGAGCCTGCCCGGCGCCATCCGGCGACGGGTGATCCGCGCCTGGCTCATCGCCGGCGGTGCCCGCGGGCTCACCGACACCCAGATCCAGGGCGTCGACGCCCTGGTGAGCGCCTGGCGCGGACAGGGCGGGGTGGCGGTCCCCTCGGAGCTGGCACGTCAGCGCCTGATCGCCGGGCGCCGCGACGGGATGCTCACCCTGCACCGTGAGCCGGTGTAG
- the hpt gene encoding hypoxanthine phosphoribosyltransferase, which produces MPAHSADLYEGDIKSVLLSEEQIQTRTAELAAQIADTYRDAVLEHGEDLLLVTVLKGAVMFVTDLARSIPLPTQLEFMAVSSYGSSTSSSGVVRILKDLDRDINDRDVLIVEDIVDSGLTLSWLLRNLATRQPRSLRVCTLLRKPEAVRADVDISYVGFDIPNEFVVGYGLDYAERYRDLPYIGTLEPKVYSGD; this is translated from the coding sequence GTGCCTGCGCATTCAGCCGACCTGTACGAGGGCGACATCAAATCGGTGCTTCTCTCGGAGGAACAAATCCAGACCCGCACGGCCGAGCTCGCTGCGCAGATCGCCGACACCTACCGCGACGCCGTCCTCGAACACGGGGAGGACCTGCTGCTCGTCACGGTGCTCAAGGGCGCCGTCATGTTCGTCACCGATCTCGCCCGCTCGATCCCGCTGCCCACCCAGCTGGAATTCATGGCCGTCAGCTCCTACGGCTCCTCGACATCGTCGTCGGGTGTGGTGCGCATCCTCAAAGACCTCGACCGCGATATCAACGACCGCGACGTGCTGATCGTCGAGGACATCGTCGACTCAGGGCTGACCCTGTCGTGGCTGCTGCGCAACCTCGCGACCCGGCAGCCGCGGTCGCTTCGGGTGTGCACGCTGTTGCGCAAACCCGAGGCGGTGCGCGCCGACGTCGACATCAGCTACGTCGGCTTCGACATCCCCAACGAGTTCGTCGTCGGCTACGGCCTGGACTACGCGGAGCGCTACCGCGACCTGCCCTACATCGGCACGCTGGAACCGAAGGTGTACAGCGGCGACTGA
- a CDS encoding zinc-binding dehydrogenase yields MRAAVLRGGRMVLRDDVPEPVPGPGQVLVAVKACGICGSDLHFASHGADALAAGAQMEGMPELGEPVDLSADVFMGHEISAEVLGSGPDTDAPPPGTVVTSIPVLLSATGVAPIVYSNTVIGGYAERMLLSAPLLLPVPNGLDPSHAALTEPMAVGLHAANKSAITRDESALVLGCGPIGMAIIAALRLRGVEHVVAADYSETRRRLAQTMGAHDTVDPAQRSPFEGITPAVVFEAVGAPGVLNDILRRAPARTRVVVAGVCMEPDTLVPFYGAPKELTVQFVFAYDAAEFAETLRAIAEGTIDVAPLVTGEVGLDRVGEAFDALARPEEQCKILVTP; encoded by the coding sequence ATGCGCGCGGCGGTGCTGCGCGGCGGCCGGATGGTGCTGCGCGACGACGTGCCCGAACCGGTTCCCGGTCCGGGGCAGGTCCTGGTCGCGGTGAAGGCGTGTGGCATCTGCGGATCCGATCTGCACTTCGCCTCCCACGGCGCCGACGCGCTGGCCGCCGGGGCACAGATGGAGGGCATGCCCGAGCTGGGCGAACCCGTCGACCTGTCCGCCGACGTGTTCATGGGTCACGAGATCTCCGCGGAGGTGCTCGGTTCCGGCCCGGACACCGACGCGCCGCCGCCGGGCACCGTCGTGACCTCCATCCCTGTGCTGTTGTCCGCGACCGGCGTCGCGCCGATCGTCTACTCCAACACCGTCATCGGCGGATACGCCGAACGCATGCTGCTGTCGGCGCCGCTGCTGCTGCCGGTGCCGAACGGGCTGGACCCGAGCCACGCCGCACTGACCGAGCCGATGGCGGTGGGTCTGCACGCGGCGAACAAGTCGGCGATCACCCGCGATGAGTCCGCGCTGGTGCTGGGCTGCGGGCCGATCGGAATGGCGATCATCGCCGCGCTGCGGCTACGCGGGGTGGAACACGTTGTGGCAGCGGACTACTCGGAGACCCGCCGCCGCCTGGCGCAGACGATGGGCGCACACGACACCGTCGACCCGGCGCAACGCTCCCCCTTCGAGGGCATCACACCGGCGGTGGTGTTCGAAGCGGTCGGCGCACCCGGCGTCCTCAACGACATCCTGCGCCGCGCCCCCGCCCGCACCCGCGTCGTGGTGGCCGGGGTGTGCATGGAACCCGACACGCTGGTGCCGTTCTACGGCGCCCCCAAGGAACTCACCGTGCAGTTCGTCTTCGCCTACGACGCGGCGGAATTCGCGGAGACCTTGCGCGCCATCGCCGAGGGCACGATCGACGTGGCCCCGCTGGTCACCGGCGAGGTCGGCCTCGACCGCGTGGGTGAGGCCTTCGATGCGCTCGCCCGACCCGAGGAGCAATGCAAGATCTTGGTCACTCCCTGA
- a CDS encoding zinc-dependent metalloprotease, which yields MSGSSAELTVGRTVDWRFAATVGAKLARPGPPATDYTRNQALEQLAAAAREAELPVREVTGLNEGNAVTEARIVDRPGWIRAAAQSMRVMTGGTDKPSGFVTGRVTGAQTGAVLAFVSSGILGQYDPFAEGGGELLLVWPNVIAVERQLRVSPSDFRLWVCLHEVTHRVQFRANPWLADHMSSALAVLTKDGGDDVTEVAARLADHVRNRHTQTDPNASGVLGLMRAVQGEPQRRALDQLLVLGTLLEGHADHVMDAVGPAVVPSVATIRARFNQRRQRRQPPVQRILRALLGVDAKISQYTRGKAFVDHVVSEVGMQRFNTIWSGPETLPLPTEVDEPQRWIDRVL from the coding sequence ATGAGCGGATCGAGCGCGGAACTGACCGTCGGGCGCACCGTGGACTGGCGGTTCGCCGCCACCGTCGGCGCCAAACTGGCCCGACCCGGACCGCCCGCCACCGACTACACCCGCAACCAGGCCCTCGAACAGCTCGCCGCGGCCGCACGGGAGGCCGAGCTGCCGGTGCGCGAGGTCACCGGCCTCAACGAAGGCAACGCCGTCACCGAGGCCCGCATCGTCGACCGCCCCGGATGGATCCGCGCCGCCGCGCAGTCGATGCGGGTGATGACCGGCGGCACCGACAAGCCGAGCGGTTTCGTGACCGGCCGTGTCACAGGGGCGCAGACCGGTGCGGTGCTGGCGTTCGTGTCATCCGGCATCCTCGGCCAGTACGACCCGTTCGCCGAGGGCGGCGGCGAACTGCTGCTGGTGTGGCCCAACGTCATCGCCGTCGAACGTCAGCTGCGGGTCTCGCCCTCCGACTTCCGGCTGTGGGTGTGCCTGCACGAGGTCACCCACCGCGTGCAGTTCCGCGCCAACCCGTGGCTGGCCGACCACATGTCGTCGGCGCTCGCCGTGCTCACCAAGGACGGCGGCGACGACGTCACCGAGGTCGCCGCGCGACTGGCCGACCACGTCCGCAACCGGCATACCCAGACCGACCCCAACGCGAGCGGCGTGCTGGGCCTGATGCGCGCGGTGCAAGGCGAACCGCAACGGCGCGCACTCGACCAGCTGCTGGTCCTCGGCACGCTGCTCGAAGGGCACGCCGACCACGTGATGGACGCGGTCGGTCCGGCCGTCGTGCCGTCGGTCGCCACGATCCGGGCCCGGTTCAACCAACGACGTCAGCGCAGACAGCCGCCCGTCCAGCGCATCCTGCGCGCGCTGCTCGGCGTCGACGCCAAGATCAGCCAGTACACCCGCGGCAAAGCGTTCGTCGACCACGTCGTGTCCGAGGTCGGGATGCAACGGTTCAACACCATCTGGTCCGGGCCCGAAACCCTGCCGCTCCCAACAGAAGTCGACGAGCCGCAGCGATGGATCGACCGGGTGCTGTAG
- a CDS encoding LLM class flavin-dependent oxidoreductase, which produces MTAKPLNFGVFITPFHPVGQSPTVALEYDMERVERLDRLGFDEAWFGEHHSGGYELISCPEVFIAAAAERTRHIRLGTGVVSLPYHHPLMVADRWVLLDHLTRGRVMFGTGPGALPSDAYMMGLDPVEQRRMMQESLEAILALLRAAPDERITRETDWFTLRDAHLHIRPYTWPYPEISTAAMISPSGPRLAGALGTSLLSLSMSVPGGFAALESTWQIVVDQAAKSGRPEPDRGDWRVLSIMHLADSREQAIDDCTYGLADFANYFGAAGFVPLSNSVEGERSPREFVAEYAAQGNCCIGTPDDAIAYIDDLLEKSGGFGTLLLLGHDWASPEATYHSYDLFARKVMPHFKGQLTAPRASHDWAKGMRDQLLGRAGDAIVKAITEHTDELTSDTQ; this is translated from the coding sequence ATGACCGCCAAACCGCTGAACTTCGGTGTATTCATCACCCCGTTCCATCCGGTCGGCCAATCCCCCACCGTCGCATTGGAATACGACATGGAGCGGGTGGAGCGGCTGGACCGCCTCGGCTTCGACGAGGCGTGGTTCGGCGAACACCACTCGGGCGGCTACGAGCTCATCTCGTGTCCCGAGGTCTTCATCGCGGCGGCGGCCGAACGCACCAGGCACATCCGCCTCGGTACCGGTGTGGTGTCGCTGCCGTACCACCATCCGCTGATGGTGGCCGACCGCTGGGTGCTGCTCGACCACCTCACCCGCGGCCGGGTCATGTTCGGCACCGGCCCGGGCGCACTGCCGTCGGACGCCTACATGATGGGGCTCGACCCCGTCGAGCAGCGCCGCATGATGCAGGAGTCGCTCGAGGCGATCCTCGCGCTGCTGCGCGCCGCACCCGACGAACGCATCACCCGCGAGACCGACTGGTTCACGCTGCGCGACGCCCACCTGCACATCCGGCCCTACACCTGGCCGTATCCCGAGATCTCCACCGCAGCGATGATCTCGCCGTCGGGTCCGCGGCTGGCGGGTGCGCTGGGCACGTCGCTGCTGTCGCTGTCGATGTCGGTGCCCGGCGGGTTCGCGGCGCTGGAGTCGACGTGGCAGATCGTCGTCGACCAGGCCGCCAAATCCGGCCGGCCGGAACCGGATCGGGGCGACTGGCGGGTGTTGTCGATCATGCACCTAGCCGATTCGCGCGAGCAGGCGATCGACGACTGCACCTACGGGCTGGCCGATTTCGCGAACTACTTCGGAGCGGCCGGGTTCGTCCCGCTGTCGAACAGCGTGGAGGGGGAACGCTCACCACGCGAATTCGTCGCGGAGTACGCCGCGCAGGGCAACTGCTGCATCGGCACACCCGACGACGCGATCGCCTACATCGACGACCTGCTGGAGAAATCCGGCGGCTTCGGGACGCTGCTGCTGCTCGGCCACGACTGGGCCTCGCCGGAGGCCACCTACCACTCCTACGATCTGTTCGCGCGAAAAGTGATGCCGCACTTCAAGGGTCAGCTGACCGCACCCCGGGCCTCCCACGACTGGGCCAAGGGCATGCGCGACCAGCTCCTCGGCCGGGCCGGCGACGCGATCGTCAAGGCGATCACCGAGCACACCGACGAGTTGACGTCGGATACGCAGTAA
- a CDS encoding SIMPL domain-containing protein: protein MPIAVRAKTRLLTLVAAALAVAGVAACDANSGPTTGGSGEVRQVTVVGSGEVQGTPDTLTANVAMEAIAADVTGAMNQSGERQQAVIDALVGAGIPREDISTTQVSLQPQFGADGTEIIGYRANNSIDVKIRELSAASQALALIVSTGGDATRINSVGYSIEDDSELIRDARARAFQDAKARAEQYAELSGLELGKVISIAESGGAAPPTPMPRGEAAMAVPLEPGQQTVGFSVTVIWELA from the coding sequence ATGCCGATCGCTGTGCGCGCGAAGACCCGGTTGCTCACCCTCGTCGCGGCGGCTCTGGCGGTCGCCGGTGTGGCCGCGTGCGACGCCAACTCAGGGCCCACCACCGGCGGGTCCGGGGAGGTGCGACAGGTCACCGTCGTCGGCTCCGGCGAGGTGCAGGGCACCCCGGATACGTTGACCGCCAACGTCGCAATGGAGGCCATCGCCGCCGACGTCACCGGCGCGATGAACCAGTCCGGTGAACGTCAGCAGGCGGTCATCGACGCGCTGGTCGGCGCGGGCATCCCCCGCGAGGACATCAGCACCACCCAGGTCAGCCTGCAACCGCAGTTCGGCGCCGACGGCACCGAGATCATCGGATACCGCGCGAACAACTCGATCGACGTCAAGATCCGCGAGTTGAGCGCGGCGTCGCAGGCACTGGCGTTGATCGTGAGCACCGGCGGCGACGCCACCCGGATCAACTCGGTCGGCTATTCCATCGAGGACGATTCTGAGTTGATCCGTGACGCGAGGGCGCGGGCGTTCCAGGACGCCAAGGCGCGCGCCGAGCAGTACGCCGAACTGTCCGGTCTGGAGCTCGGCAAGGTCATCTCCATCGCCGAGTCCGGCGGCGCGGCGCCGCCCACCCCGATGCCGCGCGGCGAGGCGGCCATGGCGGTGCCGCTCGAGCCCGGCCAGCAGACCGTCGGGTTCAGCGTGACCGTGATCTGGGAGCTCGCCTGA
- the folP gene encoding dihydropteroate synthase, with product MSAAGVQVMGVVNVTEDSFSDGGLFLDAGRAVAHGMALAAEGAAIIDVGGESTRPGATRVDPDVEIARIVPVVEALAAAGITVSIDTMRAQVAGAALEHGAAIVNDVSGGRADPDMARVVAEAGVPWILMHWRAVDPDRPHQVPVYGDVVSEVRAELLAAVDAAVAAGVDPLNLIIDPGLGFAKTGQHNWALLNALPELVATEIPVLVGASRKRFLGALLADAYGAVRPPDGRETATAVISALAALNGAWGVRVHDVRASVDALKVVGAWEGGGGV from the coding sequence GTGAGCGCCGCCGGGGTGCAGGTGATGGGCGTCGTCAACGTCACCGAAGACTCGTTCTCCGACGGGGGTCTGTTCCTCGATGCGGGCCGCGCCGTCGCACACGGGATGGCGCTGGCCGCCGAGGGCGCGGCGATCATCGACGTCGGCGGGGAATCGACCCGCCCGGGCGCGACCCGGGTGGACCCCGACGTCGAGATCGCGCGCATCGTGCCGGTCGTCGAAGCGCTCGCGGCGGCGGGCATCACGGTCAGCATCGACACCATGCGCGCCCAGGTGGCCGGTGCCGCACTCGAACACGGCGCCGCGATCGTCAACGACGTGTCCGGCGGCCGGGCCGATCCGGACATGGCGCGGGTGGTCGCCGAGGCCGGGGTGCCGTGGATCCTGATGCACTGGCGCGCCGTCGATCCCGACCGCCCGCACCAGGTGCCGGTCTACGGCGACGTGGTCAGCGAGGTGCGTGCCGAACTGCTGGCCGCAGTGGACGCCGCCGTCGCCGCGGGCGTCGACCCGCTGAACCTGATCATCGATCCGGGCCTGGGGTTCGCCAAGACCGGGCAACACAACTGGGCACTGCTCAACGCGCTGCCCGAGCTGGTGGCCACCGAGATCCCGGTGCTGGTGGGCGCTTCCCGGAAACGTTTCCTCGGCGCCCTGCTCGCGGACGCCTACGGTGCGGTGCGTCCGCCCGACGGCCGGGAGACCGCCACGGCGGTGATCTCCGCGCTGGCCGCGCTGAACGGAGCGTGGGGAGTGCGGGTGCACGACGTGCGCGCCTCGGTGGACGCCCTGAAAGTGGTCGGGGCGTGGGAGGGCGGTGGCGGTGTCTGA